Proteins from a genomic interval of Danio rerio strain Tuebingen ecotype United States chromosome 4, GRCz12tu, whole genome shotgun sequence:
- the teni.1 gene encoding uncharacterized protein LOC100332348 precursor — MKTAATFLALCFLGYSYISLGSCVEDVYEYLWQKNKDLAVQTLNLDFLRQMESGSLQAERYVNFTIQDIGYVLAVTKMLKRMSAEVSQPDDIRDFMKGRFASYKSFGELLLNMYFFKAEPPIQRIPALRNYLLYYRYLMLEEPIYFVVGLLPCARLWVWLANNLNIPPTNAYFTWKVDNMGGHPEKHYKALLNKYLNTADKVAKANAVFRDQMQNEYKFFLTF, encoded by the exons ATGAAGACTGCTGCCACTTTTCTGGCTCTCTGCTTCTTAGGCTACAG TTATATTTCGTTAGGAAGCTGTGTGGAGGATGTTTACGAATATTTGTGGCAAAAGAATAAAGACCTCGCCGTGCAGACGCTCAATCTGGACTTTCTGAGGCAAATGGAAAGCGGCAGCCTGCAGGCGGAGCGATACGTCAACTTCACCATTCAAGACATCGGTTACGTGCTGGCAGTCACCAAGATGCTAAAGAGAATGAGCGCCGAAGTCTCTCAGCCTGACGACATCAGGGACTTCATGAAAGGGAGATTCGCCAGCTACAAAAGCTTTGGAGAACTCTTGCTGAACATGTATTTTTTCAAG GCCGAGCCTCCAATTCAGCGAATTCCAGCCTTGAGAAATTATCTCTTGTACTACAGATATCTGATGCTTGAAGAACCGATATACTTTGTGGTGGGTCTTCTTCCATGTGCTAGACTCTGGGTTTGGTTGGCTAATAATCTCAACATTCCTCCAACCAATGCCTACTTCACCTGGAAGGTGGACAACATGGGTGGCCATCCTGAGAAACACTATAAAGCTCTACTGAACAAGTATTTGAACACAGCTGATAAAGTGGCGAAGGCTAATGCTGTGTTTCGTGACCAGATGCAGAACGAGTATAAGTTCTTCTTAACTTTTTAA
- the teni.2 gene encoding uncharacterized protein LOC101882838 precursor translates to MYQGMRRIKTVAILYFCILNFRYTHCSSPSDSLEVTSVEDVYDYLWENNKDIAAKTLHLDFLRQMENGTLQAERYVNFTMQDLNYALKVGDMLKKMSANESLPIDIKKLLEGRYASYRKLSDFMMKIYWFEAEPQIQQTPAMRKYLSTYTNLMLAEEPVYFVVGLVPCARLWGWLANNLNIPPTNAYFTWKVGNMGGNHEKHYKALLNKYLNTADRVAKANAVFHAQMQNEHDFFLTS, encoded by the exons atgtatcaaGGCATGAGAAGGATAAAGACTGTGGCCATACTCTACTTTTGCATCCTAAACTTCAG GTACACGCACTGTAGCTCTCCCAGTGATAGTTTGGAAGTTACATCTGTGGAGGATGTTTATGACTACCTATGGGAGAACAATAAAGACATCGCCGCAAAGACGCTCCATCTGGACTTTCTGAGGCAAATGGAGAACGGCACCCTGCAGGCGGAGCGATACGTCAACTTTACCATGCAAGACCTAAACTACGCACTGAAAGTTGGCGATATGTTGAAGAAAATGAGTGCAAACGAATCTCTCCCCATTGACATCAAGAAGCTACTAGAAGGCAGATACGCAAGCTACAGAAAACTGAGCGACTTCATGATGAAAATCTATTGGTTTGAG GCTGAGCCTCAAATTCAGCAAACTCCAGCCATGAGAAAGTATCTGTCGACCTACACAAACCTCATGCTAGCTGAAGAGCCAGTGTATTTTGTAGTGGGTCTTGTGCCATGTGCTAGACTTTGGGGTTGGTTGGCTAATAACCTGAACATTCCTCCAACCAATGCCTACTTCACCTGGAAGGTGGGCAATATGGGCGGCAATCATGAGAAACACTATAAAGCTCTGCTGAACAAGTATCTGAACACAGCTGATAGAGTGGCGAAGGCTAATGCTGTGTTTCATGCTCAGATGCAGAACGAGCATGATTTCTTCTTAACGTCTTAA